ATCAAGCGCGGGAAAGAGATTGGTTCCGCCGGTCGGCACGATGGTGCGGATCAGGTGGGCGATCGCCTCGGGCTGCTCGGCGCTGGTCAGCGGCACCACCACCCGCGACTGACCGCTGAAGGCGATGACGGTCACTTCGTCACCGGGCGAGAGCGAGCGGATGCCCTGGATGGCCGCCTCGTTGGCGCATTGCTGCTGGTCCATGTTGCTGCCCGCGACCGGCATCGCCATGGAGCCCGAGCAGTCGATGATCAGGGCCAGCGCGCCCTTGGGAATCTGCCGCTCCTTGGGCGGGTTCATCTCCACCGGCAGCGCCTTGGCAGTCTGGCTCTCGGCCCATCCGCCGGCGCCGAAGGAATGGTCGCCGCCGAGCATCAGCAGTCCGACGCCGAAGTCGCGCACCGCGGTCTCGATGGACTGGTCGGCGGCCTGGTCGATGCTCCAGCGCGAGACGTTGGCCAGCACGATGGCGTCGAAGCTGCCGGCGACGGTGGGATCGGAGAGGATCGCGGCGCCGGCGACCAGCACATCGAGCTTGCTCGCCCGCAGCGCGTCGGCGAAGGCGCGGGTCTCGTTGCCCGAGTCGTCCACGATCAGGAGGCGCCCCTCGCCCGAGACAAAGGTGATGGCCGAGGCGACGTTGTTCTCGGCGACGGCGTCGTCGCCGGGAATGCGCGGCTCGAAAATGGCCTTCATCCGGATCACCCCCGAGCGCGGCAACGCCACCGGAATCGAGATGATGTTGGGGCCCGTGTCCAGATGGACCGCCATCGCGTTGCTGTCGCTGCGAGAATCCAGGTCGACCGCCTCGCCGTCGATCTCGAAGCGGATGCGTCCGTCGGTCGGCTGACGTGCGCGGACGACCAGTTTGGCGTCGATGTTCTGGCCGCGCCGCGCCCGGGTGGGCACGCGCAGCGCCTCGACCATCGTGTCATTGGCCTTGCCGACTTCAAGCGGGACCACGTCGATCGCGACGCCGGCGGAGCGGGCCACCTGCGCCGCCTCCAGAACGCTGCCCGAAGTCTCGTTGCCATCGCTCAGCAGCACGACGCGCTTGCGAGTGTCGCGCGGCATCAGGGCCATTGCCATGCGCACCCCCGCCGCCAAGTCGCTGCCGGCGGCGTCCGAGGCGTGGCCGGAAAGGCTCACCTTGGGAATCGTCTCAGGCTTGCTCTGAATCTCGGCGCTCTTGGCGAAGGTCACCACGCCCAACCGGTCGCGCGGCGATGGGCGGTCCGCGGCCCGCTCCTGCAGCCACTGCTGCGCCGCGCCGCGCGTGGCGGCGGGAACCGATCGGCTGGCGTCGGCCACCACCACCACGGTGACGCCGTCATTGGATTCGACCAGGCTCGGCTGCGAAAGGGCCGCGACCAGCAGCAGAACCACAAGGCTGCGCACACTCGCGGAGACCACGCACCGGGTCAGGCCGAAGCCGGCGATGCCGCGCCAGGCCATCCACCAGATTGGCGCCAGCAGAAGCAACAGCGCGAGCCAGCCCGGATGCTCACATGAGATCCACACGGAACCCCCTGGGTTGCGACGGCATCGTCATGGCGCTATGGAGTGCCGGGGCGGGACGCGGGCGGCGCGGCCGGAGCCGTCGGAGTGGGCGGCACGGCCGGAGCGGTCTTGGCGGCGTCGATCTTTTTCTTCCACTGCGTGAAATATTTTTGATGCGCCTCGCGCAGCGGCGCGGGAACCGGATCCTCGTCGGAACCCTCTTCGAGACCCGCTTCGACCTGCTGCTGAATTGCCGTGAGCTTGCGGGTGGACTCCTCGGTTGAGTTGGAGGAACCCTGGACGAAGTCGCGCGCGATCGGCTCCGCGTCCAGATTCTGCGAAGCGCTGAGGACCTCGTCGGTCTTGAACTCCTTGGGATCGGTCATGCGGGCATCGGCAAGCGTGGGCTCCGCCTTGCTCGAACCCGCCTTGCGCCCGCCCGGCGAGCGACAATTCGCAAGCGCGTTGGTCAGGCTCTGGCACTGGCCGGACGCATTGGAGGACTTCTTGAACATGTCCATCAAATTCCCGGGCCGTCCGTTGGCGGCCTCCTTGGCGGCATTGCCCAGCGAGTTGCATTGCTTGCAGGCCTGGCTGGCGTTCTTCATCATCTTGGAGAGCTTCAACTTGTCCTCGGGCGAGAGATTCTTGCTCGCCATCAGCGCCTGCTGCAGGGCCTGGGGATTCGACGCCAGCTTGGGATCCAGCCCCGCGTTGGCCAGCGCCTTCTCCAGCTGCTTCATCGATGAACTCGAAGGCGACCCCTCCTTGTTCATGGCGGCGGCGACCCGCTCCAGCGCCGCCTTCGCCGCGGCGGCTTCCGCGGCGTTGGAACTCTGCGTCTTGGCCGCCAGCTTCTCCGCGGCGATCTTCGCCGCCTCGTAGTCGCCGCGCTTCAGGGCCTCCATCAGCTCGCGCTCATCGCCATCAGGAATGGACATCTGCGCCAGGGCGTTCTTCATCGCCTCGGCCTCCTCGAATTTGTCCGACTGGCTCGCCTTCTCCAGCGCCGCCTCAAGCAGCGCCCTCTGCTGGAAGGCCTGCGCCTCGCGCTCGGCCGCCGACTCCGGCTGCTGCTTGGCGCGCTCGAGCAATTGTTGCGACGCCTCGATGGCCTTCTGGATCGACTCGTCCAGCGAGGCGACCTCCTTGGCGATCTCGATGGTGTTGCTCAGTTTCTGCTCAGCCTCGGCCGCCTGCGCCGCAGACGTTGTCTCCGAACGGCCCTGCGAATTCTTTTTCGCGGCGTCGGCGGACCAATTCGGTACCAGGAACCACGCGGCGAGCACCACCACCAGCGTGATGCCGCTCAACCGCCACTCGGGGCCGAATCGGCAGGCGAAGGATTGCCGGAGGCGCTCGTCCAGCCGGGGGTCCCGCGCCACCCGCTCGGCATCGGCCACAGCCGCCATGGAAAAATCGTCGCGCTTGCCCTGCATGGCGTAGGCCGTGCTCATGCGGCTCTCAAGTCGCAGTCGCTCATCCAACTGCGCCGCCGCTGAAGCCGCGGTGGGCCAGCCGCGCCGGGTGAACAACAGCGCCGCGTGCGCCATGAACAATGCGAAGCCAATCGCCAGGGCCATCGACATCGACGAGAAGGCCTCGGGCAGCTTCGGCGAGAAGAACAATCGCGAGACCACGATCCAGGCCAGCATGCCCCAGCCGGCGGAGGGCAGCGCGATCGCGGCGACCTCCAGGGATTCGATCACTCGAAGCCTTCGACGCGCGCGATCGACCAGCCGTTGGACTGCGGTCATGCCCCAAGGATAGCCCCTTCAACCATCCCTGATTTTGATTGGGTAGGATTGTCCGCAACATGAAGCTGCTCCTTCTCACCTCGACGCTCCTCTGCCTGGCGGCTCAGACCGCGCCCTCCCAGCCCGCCCCGACCGACGCGCAGACGCTGCAGGAGGTTCAGGCGGAAAACCAGAAGCTCCGCGACGATCTCGCCGCCGCCCAGAAGCGCATCAAGCAGCTTGAATCCGCCAACGGCTCGAAGACGGTGCCCGCCGGAGCGCCGGCAGCCCCGCCATCGGACGCCAAGGCCGACCTGATGGGCAATCCGATCGCGGTCCTGGACTTCTTCCAGAAGAAATTCGCCGAGGACATGACCAAGCGCCGCGTTCCGCTGCCCCAGGAGAAGGACTCCAAGGCCGCACGGCAGGTCTATCTGGGCAAGGCCAAGGAGTGGTGCGAGGGCATCAACCGCACCACCTACTCCATCGAGTGGCGCGGCCGCATCGTCAGCGTCGGTGAAGTCAAGGGCGGCAACCAGGACTTCGAGTTCCAGTGCGTCTCCGCCGACAACAAGAGCAACTTCGGCCGCTTGGTGCCGGCCTCCATCATCAAGACCAACGCCCCGCAGCTGGCCACGGCGATGGCTGACCGCGAGGCGATCTGGATCATGACCGCCACGCTGGTGCCGGCCACCTATGTGGATCCGGAGATGGTCCAGCCCAACACTTTCGACAATCCACAGCTCGCGGGCCCGTGCGTCGCGTTCAAGTTCCAGCTCAAGGTGCTGCGGCTTTATCCGGAGAAGGGCGCCCCCGCGCCGACGCCGAAGGAGAATTGAAGGGTTTCCGCCGCGACGCGGAGTGAATGGGATCCGTTCTTGCCCGCTGCCCGCGGGCCTCATACACTCGGGGATCATGGTTGTCATTGCCACAACAGGCCCCAAGGGTGGAGCGAAGGATCCGCGGCGCGTTCCGCTGACGCAACTGCTGCGCGGCCAGCGCGCCATGATCGACGCCGACTCCATGACCACGCTGGCCGAAGCCGACCGCTGTCTGCTTCGCGCCATGGGAATCCACGAAGCCTGCGAATTGAAGGTCTGCAAGGCCGGGGCTCCCTGCATCATCGAGGTGGAGCGGACGCGCGTCGGCTTGAGCGGCTCGGTCGCCAGCCAAGTTTTCGTGAGACCCTGCGATGGCTGCCCAGCAGCCTGACGAACCCGAGCCGGAACGGGTCTACTCAGTCGAGCGCCCACCGCGGGCGGCTCTGCTTGGCCAGCCCAACACCGGCAAGACCACCCTTTTCAACCGACTCTGCGGATCACGTGCCCGCACCGCCAACATCCCCGGCACCACCGTGGAGAGCCGCGTCGGAGTCGCCTCCACCACGCACGGGCCGCTTGAAATCATGGATCTGCCCGGCATCTATGGACTGAGCCTGGAAGTGCCGGAGAGCAAATTGTGCCGCGACTGCCT
This portion of the Planctomycetota bacterium genome encodes:
- a CDS encoding VWA domain-containing protein; protein product: MWISCEHPGWLALLLLLAPIWWMAWRGIAGFGLTRCVVSASVRSLVVLLLVAALSQPSLVESNDGVTVVVVADASRSVPAATRGAAQQWLQERAADRPSPRDRLGVVTFAKSAEIQSKPETIPKVSLSGHASDAAGSDLAAGVRMAMALMPRDTRKRVVLLSDGNETSGSVLEAAQVARSAGVAIDVVPLEVGKANDTMVEALRVPTRARRGQNIDAKLVVRARQPTDGRIRFEIDGEAVDLDSRSDSNAMAVHLDTGPNIISIPVALPRSGVIRMKAIFEPRIPGDDAVAENNVASAITFVSGEGRLLIVDDSGNETRAFADALRASKLDVLVAGAAILSDPTVAGSFDAIVLANVSRWSIDQAADQSIETAVRDFGVGLLMLGGDHSFGAGGWAESQTAKALPVEMNPPKERQIPKGALALIIDCSGSMAMPVAGSNMDQQQCANEAAIQGIRSLSPGDEVTVIAFSGQSRVVVPLTSAEQPEAIAHLIRTIVPTGGTNLFPALDLAAKELEGSNRAVKHIVVLTDGQTEGDPNEGIRRVTQLARRGITLSTVSIGDSTNDPLLVQMAKVGGGNCYPVKAQNAQVTLPQIFIKEAMVLNRSLLAEGSFAPSMTGPSPPGVPLTSPVPQVAGYVITAPRGGLSQNALSVSSNEKGSDPLFAWWNYGVGRSAAFTSDLSSRWGGAWVRWSGYQPWCAGLARWLLRQSAPLDTSLTTQLDGDDAMVELSVRDDDDAAATTSVATAKVLRPDGTVAPLSLRQKTPGRWSAKFPTDEAGAYLVNAALKQGSSERPVFVQAAVNVSYPREFRFQREDQAKLAQVAAVSGGRVLKLGDPAVQLFDAGGTLPAESLRQLWDILLYAATGLFVLDVAARRLVFEKRSASADAKVVVGQVAQAWKTARQRAAGETARASAPVAAPRVAPQRAAAPASVVELDEPIPEAPVATREPEIPLDQLSPLERLREAKRRAQDQGGSS
- a CDS encoding ferrous iron transport protein A, translated to MVVIATTGPKGGAKDPRRVPLTQLLRGQRAMIDADSMTTLAEADRCLLRAMGIHEACELKVCKAGAPCIIEVERTRVGLSGSVASQVFVRPCDGCPAA